One Centroberyx gerrardi isolate f3 chromosome 6, fCenGer3.hap1.cur.20231027, whole genome shotgun sequence genomic region harbors:
- the lyrm9 gene encoding LYR motif-containing protein 9 produces the protein MPPLVGAELVQTPVHLYRYLLRCCRQLPNAAMQQHYRHAIRQGYNSHADEDDPERIQMIIQRAISDADWILDKYTKKK, from the exons ATGCCGCCTTTAGTCGGAGCTGAGTTGGTCCAGACACCAGTGCACCTCTATCGTTACCTCCTCAGATGCTGCAGGCAGTTACCGAACGCAGCAATGCAACAACATTATCGACATGCAATAAGACAG GGATACAACAGTCATGCAGATGAAGATGACCCAGAAAGGATACAAATGATCATTCAGAGAGCTATATCAGACGCTGACTGGATCCTTGATAAA tatacaAAGAAGAAGTGA